A single window of Lutzomyia longipalpis isolate SR_M1_2022 chromosome 1, ASM2433408v1 DNA harbors:
- the LOC129792659 gene encoding odorant receptor 83a: protein MAVVGMYPIDYAKYLPRRLFFLSEILNRMYFGFWQLICIHIAVVQIASVYVNWGKSLDDISQYLNTSLIYVFTYYIILYFQGRCRTHAKLINYLNENFKSRSAPGITYVTLEPAYKAANKFTHIWLVCCTFGTLHWAFAPILTGTRVLPLNAWYPFDALASPQYEIIYICQFLGQILVGIGYGIVGGMLMSKITLLNGQYDMLFCSLKNLESTAMILQGNHTEDLKKRQEKIDRTKDEVNEYYVSQELLENLNIATKAINTFGTREYNTEELELSNELTTTLKDCIKHHQMIIKFCHMLEHFYHFYNLGKFFQITFLVCLLAVTATTGQNSFMKMVTIAEYLSLATSELLLFCYYADMLTYQSTRLTEAIIRSPWYKCGGPVRRDMIIMLANSLKPFTLTAGKFFLLTVESFKSAMMASFSYYTLLTKFRARED from the exons ATGGCC GTCGTGGGAATGTATCCCATTGACTATGCTAAATATCTTCCTCGACGGTTGTTCTTCCTCTCGGAAATCCTTAATCGGATGTACTTTGGCTTCTGGCAGCTCATCTGCATACATATTGCCGTTGTGCAGATTGCAAGTGTTTACGTTAATTGGGGAAAGAGCTTAGATGATATTTCTCAGTATTTGAATACAAGTCTCATCTATGTATTTACATATTACATCATCCTGTATTTCCAAGGACGATGCAGGACTCATGCAAAACTAATCAATTAtctcaatgagaattttaaaagtcgCTCAGCTCCTGGAATAACGTACGTTACATTGGAACCAGCTTACAAAGCTGCAAATAAATTTACCCACATTTGGTTGGTATGTTGCACTTTTGGCACACTCCACTGGGCTTTTGCTCCAATTTTAACAGGCACACGAGTCCTTCCGCTTAACGCTTGGTATCCTTTTGATGCTTTG gCAAGTCCGCAGTACGAAATAATCTACATTTGTCAGTTTTTGGGTCAAATCCTCGTTGGAATTGGATACGGCATTGTTGGAGGAATGCTTATGAGTAAAATAACCCTTCTCAATGGACAGTACGATATGCTTTTTTGCAGTTTAAAGAACTTAGAGAGCACAGCTATGATTCTTCAAGGGAATCACACAGAGgatttaaa GAAACGGCAAGAAAAAATCGACAGAACCAAAGATGAAGTGAATGAATATTATGTGAGTCAAGAATTGCTAGAAAATCTTAACATTGCAACCAAAGCAATAAATACATTCGGGACAAGGGAGTATAACACGGAGGAACTGGAGCTTTCTAATGAATTAACAACAACATTGAAGGACTGCATTAAGCATCATCAAATGATTATTAAGTTTTGTCATATGCTTGAACATTTCTATCATTTTTATAATCTagggaaatttttccaaattacTTTTCTCGTGTGCCTTTTAGCCGTAACAGCGACAACTGGACAAAATTCATTCATGAAAATGGTTACAATAG ctGAATACCTCAGCTTGGCCACTTCAGAATTGCTCCTTTTCTGCTACTATGCTGACATGCTTACATATCAG agTACTCGACTCACAGAGGCCATTATTCGCAGTCCATGGTACAAATGTGGAGGACCAGTGAGGCGAGATATGATTATAATGCTGGCAAATTCACTAAAACCATTCACCCTCACtgcaggaaaattctttttgctgACGGTTGAGAGTTTCAAGTCG gcAATGATGGCATCCTTTTCGTACTACACGCTCTTGACCAAATTCCGAGCACGTGAagattga
- the LOC129787594 gene encoding odorant receptor coreceptor, whose product MQVQPQKYQGLVADLLPNIRLMQSFGHFLFKFVSGPVMFRKIYSFTHLFLLLFQFVMIIMNLAFTAGDVNELTSNTITTLFFTHSITKFLYFGINSKNFYRTLNIWNQSNTHPLFAESDARYHALSLSKMRKLLTLVMTLTMLSVTAWVTLTFFGESVRYMTNKETNETYTIDIPRLPIKAWYPWDAMGGYKYILSFVFQVYYLIFSLFQANLTDVLFCSWLLFACEQLQHLKGIMKPLMELSATLDTYRPNTAALFRSISANSHSELINNEVEKDVTDLDISGIYNSKTDWGAQFKAPSNLQNFGNGTNPNGLTKKQELMVRTAIKYWVERHKHVVRLVAAIGDTYGIALLLHMLTSTIKLTLLAYQATKISGVNVYAFSVIGYLVYALGQVFLFCIFGNRLIEESSSVMEAAYSCHWYDGSEEAKTFVQIVCQQCQKAMTISGAKFFTVSLDLFASVLGAVVTYFMVLVQLK is encoded by the exons ATGCAAGTGCAACCGCAAAAATATCAAGGCCTTGTGGCCGATCTTTTGCCCAATATACGTCTTATGCAGTCATTTGggcattttctctttaaatttgtATCTGGACCAGTGATGTTCAGAAAAATCTACTCTTTCACACATTTATTTCTGCTCCTCTTTCAATTTGTCATGATTATCATGAATTTGGCATTTACTGCTGGTGATGTTAATGAGCTAACATCAAATACAATTACTACGCTTTTCTTCACACACAGCATCACGAAATTTCTCTACTTCGGAATCAACTCTAAGAATTTTTACAG GACTCTCAACATTTGGAATCAATCAAATACTCATCCACTCTTTGCGGAATCTGATGCTCGATATCATGCGCTTTCTTTGTCGAAAATGCGCAAATTGCTTACACTCGTCATGACACTCACTATGTTGTCTGTTACGGCTTGGGTTACGCTAACATTCTTTGGCGAAAGTGTGAGATACATGACCAACAAGGAGACCAATGAAACTTACACCATAGACATACCCAGACTCCCGATCAAGGCTTGGTACCCATGGGATGCAATGGGTGGCTATAAATACATCCTTTCCTTTGTATTTCAA GTATACTACCTCATATTCTCATTGTTCCAAGCAAATTTGACGGATGTACTCTTCTGTTCGTGGCTGCTATTCGCATGCGAGCAACTGCAGCATCTAAAGGGTATTATGAAACCCTTGATGGAGTTGAGTGCCACTTTAGATACATACAGACCAAATACTGCTGCTCTGTTCAGATCCATTTCAGCAAACTCACACTCGGAATTAATCAACAATGAAG ttGAGAAGGATGTCACGGACTTGGATATAAGCGGAATTTACAATTCCAAGACAGACTGGGGAGCACAATTTAAAGCACCATCCAATTTACAGAACTTCGGAAATGGCACAAATCCAAATGGATTGACCAAGAAACAAGAGCTCATGGTTCGTACAGCAATCAAGTATTGGGTGGAGAGACACAAGCACGTAGTCAG ACTCGTGGCAGCTATTGGGGATACCTACGGCATTGCCCTTTTGCTTCATATGCTGACATCAACCATCAAACTCACTCTTTTGGCTTATCAAGCCACCAAGATAAGTGGCGTTAATGTTTATGCCTTTTCCGTCATTGGATATCTCGTCTATGCTCTTGGCCAAGTATTCCTCTTCTGTATTTTTGGAAATCGTCTAATTGAGGAAAGTTCTTCCGTGATGGAAGCTGCATATTCTTGCCATTGGTACGATGGTTCGGAGGAAGCCAAAACATTTGTGCAGATCGTGTGCCAGCAGTGCCAGAAAGCTATGACAATATCCGGAGCGAAGTTTTTCACTGTCTCATTGGATTTGTTTGCTTcg GTTCTTGGAGCGGTGGTTACTTACTTCATGGTGTTGGTACAACTCAAATAA
- the LOC129787636 gene encoding LOW QUALITY PROTEIN: ras-like protein family member 10B (The sequence of the model RefSeq protein was modified relative to this genomic sequence to represent the inferred CDS: substituted 1 base at 1 genomic stop codon) gives MQLQHNMWNISSPTHSESMLIDNTYYCDYGMVKSKFYLGMKIHIQNRCNTAXRITLEGPEPPWLQGPLKAAFLGATGVGKTSLLQQFFKHDFSVCHIATGRRNTYKSCVVCDTSIRELIVFDIPTPKRFPTDSIMEFNNGYLGLRNVHAYVLVFDMGNLDTFQYCRSMRDQILESFSHRDFSIMVVGNKFDLIAETNPHTQELKDISTLVRKHWRCGYVECSAKFNYKVGDVFRELMGCTVTGGSIGNDYIQSSRGRSKCNIL, from the exons ATGCAACTACAGCATAATATGTGGAATATTTCATCACCAACTCATTCGGAATCTATGCTAATTGACAATACATATTATTGTGACTATGGAATGGTCAAgagcaaattttatttgggTATGAAAATACATATTCAAAATAGGTGCAATACGGCATAGCGAATCACTCTGGAGGGACCAGAACCTCCCTGGCTGCAAGGCCCCCTCAAAGCCGCATTCTTGGGGGCCACGGGTGTTGGAAAAACAAGTCTCCTGCAG CAATTCTTCAAACatgatttttctgtgtgtcACATTGCGACAGGACGCAGAAATACCTACAAAAGCTGTGTGGTGTGTGATACAAGCATTCGCGAGCTGATAGTATTTGATATTCCAACCCCC AAACGCTTTCCAACCGATAGTATAATGGAATTTAATAACGGCTATTTAGGCTTAAGAAATGTTCATGCTTATGTCTTGGTCTTTGACATGGGCAATCTGGATACATTTCAG TATTGCAGATCGATGCGAGATCAAATACTGGAAAGCTTCAGTCATCGTGATTTTAGCATTATGGTAGTTGGTaacaaatttgatttaatcGCCGAGACAAATCCCCATACCCAG GAACTAAAGGATATTTCAACACTTGTACGGAAACACTGGAGGTGTGGCTACGTGGAATGTTCTGCCAA ATTCAACTACAAGGTGGGTGATGTTTTTCGAGAACTCATGGGTTGCACCGTAACTGGTGGATCGATCGGCAACGATTACATACAATCGTCTCGTGGAAGAAGCAAATGTAATATTCTGTAA
- the LOC129787629 gene encoding alpha-tocopherol transfer protein-like translates to MTLVQPSGDMCVQIRQELREPDSPEEIDRDIALIREWLDKQPHLPKDMDDGRIRTFLRGCKFSLEKVKRKLDMYYTMRNAVPEFFNDRDIDRPELKEIMDNCHIPPLPGLTPNGRRVTILRALDKDIPTPNASEAMKLVMMIGDIRLLEESVGVAGDVFIFDAVAASPKHIPKFTPQILKKFFICVQEAYPAKIKEIHVINVSPLVDSLVNFVKPFLKEKIRNRIFLHSNIDELYKYVPKAMLPSEYGGDAGPIRDINEQWRQKLRSYTPWFKEQENSKANESLRPGAPKTADDLFGMDGTFRKLTID, encoded by the exons atGACTCTCGTTCAGCCATCCGGTGATATGTGCGTGCAGATCCGCCAGGAACTGCGTGAACCGGACTCTCCTGAGGAGATTGACCGGGACATTGCATTGATTCGTGAATGGCTCGACAAACAGCCACACTTGCCAAAAGATATGg ATGATGGACGTATCAGGACATTCTTACGTGGATGCAAATTCAGCTTGGAAAAGGTTAAGAGAAAATTGGACATGTACTACACCATGAGAAATGCTGTACCGGAATTCTTCAATGATCGCGATATCGATCGGcctgaattgaaagaaatcatGGATAATTGCCATATCCCACCGCTTCCTGGACTAACACCCAATGGACGTCGTGTGACCATCTTGAGGGCTCTCGATAAAGATATTCCCACACCAAATGCTTCTGAAGCTATGAAGCTTGTCATGATGATTGGCGATATTCGTCTCCTTGAAGAATCAGTCGGTGTGGCTGGAGATGTCTTCATTTTCGATGCCGTTGCCGCTTCTCCAAAGCACATACCTAAATTCACTCCAcaaattctcaagaaattcttcatttgcGTACAG gAAGCTTACCCAGCTAAAATCAAGGAAATCCATGTTATCAATGTCTCTCCGTTGGTGGATAGTTTGGTGAACTTTGTGAAACCATtcctgaaagagaaaattcgcAATCGTATCTTCTTGCACAGCAATATTGACGAACTCTACAAATATGTTCCTAAAGCCATGCTCCCAAGCGAATATGGCGGTGATGCTGGACCTATTCGGGACATCAATG AGCAATGGCGTCAAAAGTTGAGGTCCTACACGCCATGGTTCAAGGAACAAGAGAATTCCAAAGCCAATGAATCCCTTAGGCCAGGTGCTCCAAAGACTGCTGATGACTTGTTCGGAATGGATGGTACCTTTCGCAAGTTGACGATCGACTAg